From a region of the Alosa sapidissima isolate fAloSap1 chromosome 9, fAloSap1.pri, whole genome shotgun sequence genome:
- the LOC121718974 gene encoding gastrula zinc finger protein XlCGF7.1-like codes for MCMKGFRDLPSLRDHQLLTCGELHRHRHQDHQELGSASQRGRGALQHQCCQCGKTFSKINSLKTHQRIHTERKLCVCSKCGQVFRTRREFTDHQKIHTGEKPFRCPQCRESFMFKEQLQTHLKSHEEKRCKCLECGKAFMDSHNLERHRIIRHTGERPHRCKECGMSFGETHILEQHLRIHTGEKPFQCSTCGKCFRHGNSLAAHQVIHSPIKPHRCSQCGKAFKWKICLKLHESNHAKEKWYQCTICGKSFKYISHLGVHQRFHRRERRRQCSLCGLKCNSVYELRR; via the coding sequence ATGTGCATGAAAGGTTTCCGAGATCTCCCAAGCCTCAGGGACCATCAGCTTCTCACGTGTGGAGAACTCCATCGACACCGCCACCAAGACCATCAAGAGCTGGGGTCGGCGTCGCAACGGGGTCGGGGGGCCCTGCAGCATCAGTGTTGTCAGTGTGGAAAGACGTTCTCCAAGATAAATTCGCTCAAGACCCACCAGAGAattcacacagagagaaagctgtgtgtgtgcagtaaatgTGGGCAGGTGTTCAGGACGAGGCGAGAATTCACAGACCATCAGAAGATCCACACGGGCGAAAAGCCATTTCGGTGTCCTCAGTGCCGAGAGTCCTTTATGTTTAAGGAGCAGTTGCAGACACACCTGAAGTCGCATGAGGAAAAACGCTGTAAGTGTTTAGAATGTGGTAAGGCTTTTATGGACTCGCACAACTTGGAGAGACACCGGATAATCAGACACACTGGAGAAAGGCCTCATAGGTGCAAAGAGTGCGGAATGAGTTTCGGTGAAACGCATATCCTTGAACAACATCTGAGGAtccatactggagaaaagccgTTTCAGTGTAGCACGTGTGGGAAGTGCTTCAGACATGGCAACAGTCTGGCGGCACATCAGGTCATCCATTCGCCAATAAAGCCACATCGGTGCTCCCAGTGTGGGAAGGCATTTAAGTGGAAGATTTGCCTCAAGCTGCACGAATCAAACCACGCTAAAGAAAAATGGTATCAGTGTACTATATGTGGAAAGAGTTTCAAGTACATCTCACATCTGGGCGTTCACCAGAGGTTCCATAGGCGGGAAAGGCGACGTCAATGTTCATTATGTGGATTGAAATGTAACTCTGTGTATGAACTCAGGAGATAG
- the LOC121718933 gene encoding zinc finger protein 135-like yields MIHTGENPYLCDTCGKSFKNKKELIVHKRTHSGEKPYQCTTCGKTFTRLCNLKTHQMIHTGGKPYQCTTCGKSFRISYLHHQPIHTGKKSYQCTTCEKSFNTSTGLTVHKRIHSGEKPYQCSDCGHAFTQLGHLKSHQKIHTGEKPYQCSDCGHAFTQLGHLKTHQRIHTGEKPYLCTTCGKSFKISRELTIHKRIHSGEKPYHCSECGKTFSQISSLKTHQRIHTGEKPYQCTICKKGFKTSGELTLHKRMHSGEKPYHCSECGKTFSQISSLKKHQMIHTREKPYQCTTCGKSFRTSEKLTNHMRIHSGEKPYQCSECGKTFSQTGYLKKHQRIHTGEKPYQCSECEMTFAHLISLKSHQMIHTGQRYVCSECGKTFTSVSNLKTHQKIHTGEKSYQCSTCGRAFTCVSNLKRHQMVHTGDKP; encoded by the exons ATGATCCATACTGGGGAAAATCCATATCTGTGTGatacatgtgggaagagtttcaaaaacaaaaaagaactcATTGTCCACAAGAGAACACATTCTGgggaaaagccatatcagtgtactACATGTGGAAAGACTTTTACTCGATTGTGCAATCTAAAGACACACCAGATGATCCATACTGGGGgaaagccatatcagtgtactACATGTGGAAAGAGTTTCAGAA TCTCCTACCTACATCACCAACCA ATCCACACTGGGAAAAAGTCATATCAGTGTACTACATGTGAGAAGAGTTTTAACACCAGCACAGGTCTCACTGTCCACAAGAGAATACATTctggagaaaagccatatcagtgttcaGATTGTGGACATGCTTTTACTCAATTGGGGCATCTGAAGTCACACCAGAAAATCCATACAGgggaaaagccatatcagtgttcaGATTGTGGACATGCTTTTACTCAATTGGGGCATCTGAAGACACACCAGAGGATCCATACTGGGGAAAAGCCATATCTGTGTactacatgtgggaagagtttcaaaATCAGCAGAGAACTCACTATCCATAAGAGAATACATTctggagaaaagccatatcacTGCTCAGAGTGTGGAAAGACTTTTAGCCAGATCAGTTCTCTTAAAACACACCAGAGGATCCACACTGgggaaaagccatatcagtgtactATATGTAAGAAGGGTTTCAAAACCAGTGGGGAACTCACTCTTCATAAGAGAATGCATTctggagaaaagccatatcacTGCTCAGAGTGTGGAAAGACTTTTAGCCAGATCAGTTCTCTTAAAAAACACCAGATGATACACACTAGGGAAAAGCCATACCAGTGTACTACATGTGGGAAAAGTTTCAGAACCAGTGAAAAGCTCACTAACCATATGAGAATACATTCTGGAGAAAAGCCTTATCAATGCTCAGAGTGTGGAAAGACTTTCAGTCAGACCGGTTATCTTAAAAAACATCAGAGGATCCACACTGgggaaaagccatatcagtgttcaGAATGTGAAATGACTTTTGCTCACTTAATAAGTCTAAAGTCACACCAGATGATCCATACTGGGCAGCGCTATGTGTGTTCAGAGTGTGGTAAGACCTTTACTAGTGTGAGTAATCTCAAGACACACCAGAAGATCCACACTGGGGAAAAGTCATATCAGTGTTCTACATGTGGAAGGGCTTTTACTTGTGTGAGTAATCTCAAGAGACACCAGATGGTCCATACTGGGGATAAGCCATAA